One window of Uloborus diversus isolate 005 chromosome 3, Udiv.v.3.1, whole genome shotgun sequence genomic DNA carries:
- the LOC129219465 gene encoding headcase protein-like: MQQCQANFEDFDPATMTICCVPSLCHVGKPISFENLSEAVKVICNNDSCLEGEYMHKMCFDQWEHSVLTFLRSTGRARSWSEKQRLQNLWTKKGYDLAYKACGCKCGKGHLRKDLDWMTPLPPIDDQKRKKHRKKKNDKPCLSITGTNVPVAKPVLPVSQQVPFSRLRSSSISSTSSTSGSPPNSASSDCPLSPSWGQKSFLPERRERHSSGTLFSRRQDYSSFNSLPRNKINSYHIKIEDEGNQGNDEIRCFILSTLSANKTANINCIFCHNHMIIFDRYPLIDGTFFISPRQYSSGSIPVKVDCFVHYLNAICMCCLEGWNSILVCKCCQSRWVGSDLILGTMYSYDVIAATPCCQERLKCNNCQKIIMLAERRLQFFSDYSRNIACTNCGAVDYHFIKPLSTYDVKNNSC, translated from the coding sequence ATGCAGCAGTGCCAAGCGAATTTTGAGGACTTCGATCCGGCAACTATGACCATATGCTGCGTGCCGTCTTTATGTCATGTGGGCAAACCTATCAGTTTCGAAAATTTATCGGAAGCCGTGAAAGTCATTTGCAACAACGACAGTTGTTTGGAAGGAGAATATATGCATAAAATGTGTTTCGATCAGTGGGAGCATTCTGTGTTGACATTCTTGCGTTCCACGGGTCGCGCTCGGAGTTGGAGTGAAAAGCAGCGATTGCAGAACTTATGGACGAAGAAAGGTTATGATTTGGCTTACAAAGCTTGTGGTTGCAAGTGTGGGAAAGGGCATCTTCGCAAAGATCTGGACTGGATGACACCTCTCCCACCAATTGAcgatcaaaaaaggaaaaaacatcgcaagaagaaaaatgataaacCATGTTTGTCCATCACCGGTACCAATGTTCCAGTAGCCAAGCCTGTGTTGCCAGTGAGCCAGCAAGTTCCTTTCAGCAGACTCCGTAGTTCTAGTATCTCCAGCACCAGCTCCACATCTGGGAGCCCTCCTAATTCTGCGTCTTCTGATTGTCCATTATCTCCGTCTTGGGGACAGAAAAGCTTCTTGCCGGAACGAAGGGAACGTCACTCCAGCGGTACCCTGTTCAGCCGACGACAGGATTACTCGTCTTTCAATTCTCTACCACGTAACAAAATTAATTCGTATCACATTAAAATCGAAGATGAGGGTAATCAAGGCAATGATGAAATTAGGTGCTTCATTTTGTCTACTCTCAGTGCAAACAAAACTGCTAACATTAACTGTATATTTTGCCACAATCATATGATAATTTTCGATCGATATCCTCTGATAGATGGAACTTTTTTCATCTCTCCTCGCCAGTATTCCAGTGGTTCCATTCCTGTTAAAGTTGATTGTTTTGTTCATTACCTTAATGCTATATGTATGTGCTGTTTAGAGGGTTGGAATTCCATCCTTGTATGCAAATGTTGCCAAAGTAGATGGGTTGGTAGTGACTTAATCCTAGGCACCATGTATTCGTATGATGTTATCGCAGCTACTCCTTGTTGTCAAGAGCGTTTGAAGTGTAACAATTGTCAAAAGATTATAATGTTAGCCGAACGTAGGCTACAATTTTTCAGTGACTATAGTCGTAATATAGCCTGTACTAATTGTGGTGCAGTTGATTACCATTTTATAAAGCCGTTATCAACTTATgatgttaaaaataattcttgTTAA